One Nonomuraea angiospora DNA segment encodes these proteins:
- a CDS encoding protein kinase domain-containing protein, translating to MPETHPLQPTDPRTLGEYRLLGRLGKGAQGIVFEGESPDGRRVAIKLLNTRLDKPGLDSERFLREVAAARRVAQFCTAQVLGAHMDGEHPYIVSELVDGISLQAVVQRDGPRTGGALYRLAVGTVTALAAIHRAGIVHRDFKPSNVLLGPDGPRVIDFGIARALDSAMTISSGVVGTPAYMSPEQISAERVGPASDMFSWGLTMVFAATGRPAFGQDSLPAVVYRVMHEEPDLSALPETLRPIVRSCLRKRADERPAAADVLFALLANEGEPPRPEDALNTGSQLAAEQTPPDPPAPAAGWANPSGPAASAPPGGYGWANPSGEAYAPPQGPATPYVPPQQGGGPRWGGAPGHGGVSGQGGGPQHGGAARGVPYVPRQQPPSGPSQVPPPYPMNATPRPSIPGPVEPGPEGVAGGEGPPGRAPSVPGQGQGQGQGRQGRGQEQAPTSQQAPSRQSPSQKPPAVGEAGGRGDNDAFFKHAPIEERPDEVNARRRRAAMVSGTLVVALALAGSVLYFGPKMFGAGEPTGGKAAQTTTSASAAPAQTQALTQAETPIPTPTPSQITPTPTPTRKVVPVLGKQDGKSFKGHTKGVQTISAISAGGKTWLVTGGQDGRVRLWDLARHKSLATMKGHSEEVYAVACVMVGKTPMAVSGGYDGSVRLWNLKTHKGKVLGWHGDAVYAVAVTKVKGKYVAVTGDADGYLRFWDLKKRKSTGKIIRAHRKPVNWLSATHLGDRAVAVSASEDETVRMWDMARRKAYGKAYKGHSRGVYSVAVGKVGGKTVVASGGKDGKIRIWDAKSRKTVATLSGHKKIVYSLSFGTLDGRTVLLSGSTDGTIRLWDPETRKTLGKPVKAHKKGVYAVGIVPLDGNAAIVSAGKDKVVRLWKIASSS from the coding sequence GTGCCGGAAACGCACCCCTTACAGCCGACCGATCCGCGAACACTGGGCGAATACCGGCTGCTCGGCCGCTTGGGCAAGGGGGCGCAGGGGATCGTTTTCGAGGGCGAGTCGCCCGACGGGCGGCGCGTGGCGATCAAGCTGCTGAACACCCGGCTGGACAAGCCCGGGCTGGACTCCGAACGCTTCCTGCGCGAGGTGGCGGCCGCGCGGCGGGTGGCCCAGTTCTGCACCGCGCAGGTGCTGGGGGCTCACATGGACGGCGAGCATCCGTACATCGTCAGCGAGCTGGTGGACGGGATCTCCCTGCAGGCGGTGGTGCAGCGGGACGGGCCTCGTACGGGCGGCGCGCTCTACCGCCTGGCCGTCGGAACGGTCACCGCGCTGGCCGCCATCCACCGCGCCGGGATCGTGCACCGCGACTTCAAGCCCAGCAACGTGCTGCTCGGCCCGGACGGGCCGCGGGTGATCGACTTCGGCATCGCGCGGGCGCTGGACTCGGCCATGACGATCAGCAGCGGGGTCGTGGGGACGCCCGCGTACATGTCGCCCGAGCAGATCTCGGCCGAGCGGGTGGGGCCGGCCAGCGACATGTTCAGCTGGGGCCTGACCATGGTGTTCGCGGCCACGGGGCGGCCCGCGTTCGGCCAGGACAGCCTGCCCGCGGTCGTCTACCGGGTGATGCACGAGGAGCCCGACCTCTCGGCGCTGCCCGAGACCCTGCGGCCGATCGTGCGCTCGTGCCTGCGCAAGCGGGCCGATGAGCGGCCGGCGGCGGCCGACGTGCTGTTCGCGCTGCTGGCGAACGAGGGAGAGCCGCCGCGGCCCGAGGACGCGCTCAACACGGGCTCGCAACTCGCGGCCGAGCAGACCCCGCCGGACCCGCCCGCGCCCGCCGCCGGCTGGGCGAACCCCAGCGGGCCGGCGGCGTCCGCCCCTCCCGGCGGGTACGGGTGGGCGAACCCGTCGGGGGAGGCGTACGCGCCGCCCCAGGGCCCTGCGACGCCCTACGTGCCGCCGCAACAGGGTGGCGGGCCGAGGTGGGGCGGTGCCCCTGGGCACGGTGGCGTGTCCGGGCAGGGTGGCGGGCCGCAGCACGGGGGTGCGGCGCGGGGTGTGCCTTATGTGCCTCGGCAGCAGCCTCCGTCGGGTCCGTCGCAGGTGCCGCCGCCCTATCCGATGAACGCCACGCCCCGTCCATCGATACCCGGCCCGGTGGAGCCGGGGCCGGAGGGGGTTGCGGGCGGTGAGGGACCGCCCGGGCGGGCGCCGTCGGTGCCGGGCCAAGGCCAGGGGCAAGGGCAAGGGCGCCAGGGGCGAGGGCAGGAACAGGCGCCCACGTCTCAGCAGGCCCCGTCCCGGCAGTCCCCGTCCCAGAAGCCTCCGGCGGTGGGGGAGGCCGGTGGGCGGGGGGACAACGACGCGTTCTTCAAGCATGCGCCCATCGAGGAGCGGCCCGACGAGGTCAACGCCAGGCGCAGGCGGGCCGCCATGGTCTCCGGCACGCTGGTCGTGGCGCTCGCCCTGGCCGGGAGCGTGCTGTACTTCGGGCCGAAGATGTTCGGCGCCGGCGAGCCGACCGGCGGGAAAGCGGCCCAGACGACCACCTCCGCGAGCGCGGCCCCGGCCCAGACACAGGCACTGACGCAGGCCGAGACCCCGATCCCGACGCCGACGCCCAGCCAGATCACGCCCACCCCGACCCCCACGCGGAAGGTCGTCCCCGTCCTCGGCAAGCAGGACGGGAAGTCGTTCAAGGGGCACACCAAGGGCGTCCAGACGATCTCCGCGATCTCCGCGGGCGGCAAGACGTGGCTGGTCACCGGCGGGCAGGACGGCCGGGTGCGGCTGTGGGACCTGGCCAGGCACAAGTCGCTGGCCACGATGAAGGGCCACAGCGAGGAGGTGTACGCCGTCGCCTGCGTGATGGTCGGCAAGACCCCCATGGCCGTCTCCGGCGGGTACGACGGCAGCGTACGCCTGTGGAACCTCAAGACCCACAAGGGCAAGGTGCTCGGCTGGCACGGCGACGCCGTCTACGCGGTCGCCGTCACCAAGGTGAAGGGCAAGTACGTCGCGGTGACCGGCGACGCCGACGGCTATCTGAGGTTCTGGGACCTGAAGAAGCGCAAGTCCACCGGCAAGATCATCAGGGCCCACCGCAAGCCGGTCAACTGGCTCAGCGCCACCCACCTAGGCGACCGGGCCGTGGCCGTCTCGGCCAGCGAGGACGAGACGGTGCGCATGTGGGACATGGCCCGGCGCAAGGCGTACGGGAAGGCGTACAAGGGGCATTCCAGGGGCGTGTACTCGGTCGCGGTCGGCAAGGTGGGCGGGAAGACGGTCGTGGCATCTGGCGGTAAAGACGGAAAAATCAGGATCTGGGATGCGAAGAGCCGCAAGACCGTCGCCACCCTCTCCGGCCACAAGAAGATCGTTTACTCGCTCTCCTTCGGCACCCTCGACGGCCGCACGGTGCTGCTGTCCGGCAGCACCGACGGCACGATCAGGCTCTGGGACCCCGAGACCCGCAAGACGCTCGGCAAACCGGTCAAGGCACACAAGAAGGGCGTGTACGCCGTGGGCATCGTCCCACTCGACGGGAACGCGGCCATCGTGTCCGCGGGCAAGGACAAGGTGGTCAGGCTGTGGAAGATCGCGAGCAGCTCTTAG
- a CDS encoding HD domain-containing protein, with protein sequence MSRVTIAPEEDRLNAQIAFAIEIDKLKRIIRRNHLMDGSRRENTAEHSWYVGTLAMILGEHAPPGTDLQRVVAMLLVHDLVEIDAGDTFIYDPVEVAAQAGAERAAADRIFGLLPADQGQWLRELWDEFEARKTPEARFAKALDRFSPILANHLTEGGTWPLFKVKAAQVREKVRIIEEGSPSLGAYALELVELSVARGHLSE encoded by the coding sequence GTGTCGCGCGTGACTATCGCGCCAGAAGAGGACCGCCTGAACGCCCAGATCGCCTTCGCCATCGAGATCGACAAGTTGAAGCGGATCATCCGCCGCAACCATTTGATGGACGGCTCGCGGCGGGAGAACACCGCCGAGCACTCCTGGTACGTGGGCACGTTGGCGATGATCCTCGGCGAGCATGCCCCACCTGGAACGGACCTCCAACGGGTGGTGGCCATGTTGCTCGTGCACGACCTGGTCGAGATCGACGCCGGCGACACGTTCATCTATGACCCCGTGGAGGTGGCCGCGCAGGCCGGCGCCGAGCGCGCCGCCGCCGACCGCATCTTCGGCCTGCTGCCCGCCGACCAGGGGCAGTGGCTGCGGGAGCTGTGGGACGAGTTCGAGGCCAGGAAGACGCCGGAGGCCAGGTTCGCCAAGGCGCTCGACCGTTTCTCCCCGATCCTCGCCAACCACCTCACCGAAGGTGGCACGTGGCCGCTGTTCAAGGTCAAGGCCGCGCAGGTCAGGGAGAAAGTGCGGATCATCGAGGAGGGTTCGCCGTCCCTCGGCGCGTACGCGCTGGAGCTGGTCGAACTCTCGGTGGCCAGGGGACACCTGTCCGAGTGA
- a CDS encoding molybdopterin-dependent oxidoreductase, which produces MTSTVHRTCPLCEAVCGLTLTLDEGGHVTSVRGDKDDPFSKGFICPKGASLGRLDEDPDRLRKPLIREGDLWREVGWEEAFAAVKEGLDRVADRRSAAIYLGNPNAHSMAGALYGAPLIKALGTRNVYSASTADQMPKHVASGLMFGHPLAIPVPDLDRTDYLLMLGANPLESNGSLCTAPDFPGRLKALRGRGGRLVVVDPRRTRTAALADEHVFVRPGTDAYLLFGIVHTLFAEDLVTLSHQVNGVAEVREAAKHFPPEAVSGRTGVPAEVIVRLARELAGARTAAVYARIGTCTAEFGTLAQWLVDVLNVLTGNLDRPGGAMFPKPATEFGARRGSAAAWRSGGSEATRAGEGGGIRATEPASRSEAMNTRPYQVGRWRSRVRGLPESNGELPVATLADEIETPGEGQVTFLITVAGNPVLSAPHGARLDAAFGRLDFMVSVDPYLNETTRHANVILPPPRMLQSGHYDFALLGFAVRNYARYSPPLLPLDGRPSEAQILARLAMIASGLEGDLDEFVIGEMLRKATETPGSGVEGRDVAGLRAELEGETGGERRLDLMLKLGPYGEWAGKGDLSLRKLLDHPHGLDLGPLEPRLGEVLKTASGLIELAPPQIIEDVERLRGRLEEDPPEIVLIGRRHLRSNNSWLHNVGPLVGGSNTCTLQINPADVTRLGLDGEAVVRSAKGQLTVPLEPTDTIMPGVVSLPHGWGHAGSSQSVAAEHAGVSVNTLTDESTIDVLSGNAVFNGVPVTISPTGVITAQ; this is translated from the coding sequence ATGACGTCGACCGTCCACCGGACCTGTCCCCTCTGCGAGGCCGTCTGCGGCCTGACGCTCACCCTCGACGAGGGCGGGCACGTGACCAGCGTCCGCGGTGACAAGGACGATCCGTTCAGCAAGGGGTTCATCTGCCCGAAGGGGGCCAGCCTCGGCCGGCTCGACGAGGACCCCGACCGGCTGCGCAAGCCGCTGATCAGGGAGGGCGACCTGTGGCGCGAGGTCGGCTGGGAGGAGGCGTTCGCCGCCGTCAAGGAGGGCCTCGACCGGGTCGCCGACCGCCGGTCCGCCGCGATCTACCTCGGCAACCCGAACGCCCACAGCATGGCGGGCGCCCTGTACGGCGCGCCCCTGATCAAGGCGCTCGGCACCCGCAACGTCTACTCCGCCAGCACCGCCGACCAGATGCCCAAGCACGTCGCGAGCGGGCTCATGTTCGGGCACCCGCTGGCCATCCCGGTCCCCGACCTGGACAGGACCGACTACCTGCTGATGCTCGGGGCCAACCCGCTGGAGTCCAACGGCTCGCTCTGCACGGCGCCGGACTTCCCCGGGCGGCTGAAGGCCCTGCGCGGCCGCGGCGGCCGGCTCGTCGTGGTCGACCCGCGGCGTACGCGCACCGCCGCGCTGGCCGACGAGCACGTCTTCGTCCGCCCGGGGACGGACGCCTACTTGCTGTTCGGGATCGTCCACACGTTGTTCGCCGAGGACCTCGTGACACTGTCGCACCAGGTCAACGGGGTCGCCGAGGTGCGCGAGGCGGCCAAGCACTTCCCGCCGGAGGCGGTCTCCGGGCGCACCGGCGTGCCCGCCGAGGTGATCGTGCGGCTGGCCAGGGAGCTGGCGGGAGCCCGTACGGCCGCCGTCTACGCCAGGATCGGCACCTGCACGGCCGAGTTCGGCACGCTGGCGCAGTGGCTCGTGGACGTCCTCAACGTGCTCACCGGCAACCTCGACCGGCCGGGCGGCGCCATGTTCCCCAAGCCCGCGACCGAGTTCGGCGCGCGGCGAGGGAGTGCCGCCGCCTGGAGGAGCGGCGGGAGCGAAGCGACCAGAGCGGGGGAAGGCGGCGGCATCCGGGCGACCGAGCCCGCCTCACGAAGTGAGGCCATGAACACGCGGCCGTACCAGGTGGGCAGGTGGAGGAGCCGCGTCAGAGGGTTGCCGGAGAGCAACGGCGAGCTGCCGGTGGCCACGCTCGCCGACGAGATCGAGACGCCCGGCGAGGGGCAGGTCACGTTCCTGATCACGGTGGCGGGCAACCCCGTGCTGTCGGCGCCCCACGGGGCCAGGCTCGACGCGGCCTTCGGGCGGCTCGACTTCATGGTGAGCGTGGACCCGTACCTCAACGAGACCACCAGGCACGCGAACGTCATCCTCCCGCCGCCGCGGATGCTGCAGTCGGGCCACTACGACTTCGCGCTGCTCGGGTTCGCGGTCCGCAACTACGCCCGCTACTCGCCGCCGCTGCTGCCGCTGGACGGGCGGCCCTCCGAGGCCCAGATCCTGGCCAGGCTGGCCATGATCGCCTCGGGCCTGGAGGGGGACCTGGACGAGTTCGTGATCGGCGAGATGCTGCGCAAGGCCACCGAGACGCCCGGCTCCGGGGTCGAGGGGCGGGACGTGGCCGGGCTGCGCGCCGAGCTGGAGGGCGAGACGGGCGGCGAGCGCCGGCTGGACCTCATGCTCAAGCTCGGCCCCTACGGCGAGTGGGCCGGCAAGGGCGACCTGTCGCTGCGCAAGCTGCTCGACCACCCGCACGGCCTGGACCTCGGCCCGCTGGAGCCCCGGCTCGGCGAGGTGCTGAAGACGGCCTCGGGCCTGATCGAGCTGGCGCCGCCGCAGATCATCGAGGACGTGGAACGGCTGCGCGGCAGGCTGGAGGAGGACCCGCCGGAGATCGTCCTGATCGGGCGGCGCCACCTGCGCTCCAACAACAGCTGGCTGCACAACGTGGGCCCGCTGGTCGGCGGCAGCAACACCTGCACCCTGCAGATCAACCCGGCCGACGTGACCAGGCTCGGGCTCGACGGCGAGGCGGTGGTCCGCTCCGCGAAGGGGCAGCTCACGGTGCCGCTCGAACCCACCGACACGATCATGCCGGGCGTGGTCAGCCTGCCGCACGGCTGGGGCCACGCGGGCAGCTCACAGAGCGTGGCGGCCGAGCACGCGGGGGTCAGCGTCAACACGCTCACGGACGAATCCACCATCGACGTACTGAGTGGTAACGCAGTGTTCAACGGAGTTCCGGTCACGATTTCACCAACCGGGGTGATCACCGCACAATAG
- a CDS encoding SPFH domain-containing protein: MSVEQLIVALVVVAAVGFGVARTVRIIPQATAAIIERLGRYHRTLTPGLNLVVPFIDRIKDLIDLREQVVSFPPQPVITSDNLVVSIDTVIYFQVTNPKAATYEIANFLTGVEQLTVTTLRNVVGGMDLERTLTSREDINTALRGVLDEATGKWGIRVNRVELKAIDPPSSIQDSMEKQMRADRDKRAAVLTAEGQRQAAILQAEGEKQAAVLRARGEAEAAVLRAQAEAEAQAMRAKGQADAIGMVFRAIHEGRPDQHLLAYQYLQTLPEIAKGDANKIWIVPSEMGKVLENLGGLFTPPKSPDT, translated from the coding sequence ATGTCCGTCGAGCAGCTCATCGTCGCCCTTGTCGTGGTCGCGGCCGTGGGCTTCGGAGTGGCCCGCACGGTCCGCATCATCCCCCAGGCCACGGCCGCCATCATCGAACGCCTGGGGCGCTACCACCGGACGCTGACCCCGGGCCTCAACCTCGTGGTGCCGTTCATCGACCGCATCAAGGACCTGATCGACCTGCGGGAGCAGGTGGTCTCCTTCCCTCCGCAGCCGGTGATCACCTCCGACAACCTGGTCGTGTCCATCGACACCGTCATCTATTTCCAGGTCACCAATCCGAAGGCGGCCACGTACGAGATCGCGAACTTCCTGACCGGCGTCGAGCAGCTCACGGTCACGACGCTGCGCAACGTGGTCGGCGGCATGGACCTGGAGCGCACGCTGACCTCGCGCGAGGACATCAACACCGCGCTGCGCGGCGTGCTCGACGAGGCGACGGGCAAGTGGGGCATCCGGGTCAACAGGGTCGAGCTCAAGGCCATCGACCCGCCCTCCTCCATCCAGGACTCGATGGAGAAGCAGATGCGCGCCGACCGCGACAAGCGCGCCGCCGTGCTGACCGCCGAGGGCCAGCGCCAGGCGGCGATCCTGCAGGCGGAGGGCGAGAAGCAGGCGGCCGTGCTGCGGGCTCGCGGCGAGGCGGAGGCGGCCGTGCTGCGCGCGCAGGCGGAGGCCGAGGCCCAGGCCATGCGGGCCAAGGGCCAGGCGGACGCGATCGGCATGGTGTTCAGGGCCATCCACGAGGGACGGCCCGACCAGCACCTGCTCGCCTACCAGTACCTGCAGACCCTGCCGGAGATCGCCAAGGGCGACGCCAATAAAATCTGGATCGTCCCATCAGAAATGGGCAAAGTTCTGGAGAATCTGGGCGGCCTCTTCACACCCCCTAAGAGCCCGGATACGTAA
- a CDS encoding Rieske 2Fe-2S domain-containing protein gives MRGLAGPVALADRLEKSKALDTPIRVLAKTVRQRIRPGRLRDLLHGVPTGKPLHPPLATVSLGCWLSAAVLDLTDGDPRASRVLLATGIANALPTAAAGLTDWSSLHREQQRVGFVHMVSNVAALGLFSGSLLARVRGREQLGRTLTLAGLGLAGLGGYLGGHMAYRQAAGANHAPQIAHLVPLGWHDLCLLRDLPEGRPVARRLGYIQLFVLRQGEAVTVLADRCPHLAGPLHQGRLVMENGEACVVCPWHGSTFRLADGSVRHGPATAPAPMFETRIRRDGTLQVRPGLT, from the coding sequence TTGCGGGGTTTGGCCGGGCCGGTTGCTCTCGCCGACCGGCTGGAGAAGTCCAAGGCCCTGGACACGCCGATCAGAGTGCTGGCCAAGACCGTACGCCAGCGCATCCGCCCCGGCCGGCTGCGTGACCTGCTGCACGGCGTGCCCACGGGCAAGCCGCTGCACCCGCCGCTGGCCACGGTCAGCCTGGGCTGCTGGCTGTCGGCGGCGGTGCTGGACCTGACCGACGGCGACCCGCGGGCCTCGCGCGTGCTGCTGGCCACGGGCATCGCCAACGCGCTGCCCACGGCGGCGGCCGGGCTGACCGACTGGTCCTCTCTCCACCGCGAGCAGCAGCGCGTGGGCTTCGTCCACATGGTGTCGAACGTGGCCGCGCTGGGCCTGTTCTCCGGCTCCTTGCTGGCCCGGGTACGCGGGCGCGAGCAGCTGGGCCGCACCCTGACCCTGGCCGGGCTCGGCCTGGCCGGGCTCGGCGGCTATCTCGGCGGCCACATGGCCTACCGGCAGGCGGCCGGGGCCAACCACGCCCCGCAGATCGCCCACCTGGTGCCGCTGGGCTGGCACGACCTGTGCCTGCTCAGGGACCTGCCGGAGGGCCGGCCCGTCGCGCGGCGGCTCGGCTACATCCAGCTCTTCGTGCTGCGCCAGGGCGAGGCCGTCACCGTGCTCGCCGACCGCTGCCCGCACCTGGCCGGCCCGCTGCACCAGGGCAGGCTGGTCATGGAGAACGGCGAGGCGTGCGTGGTCTGCCCGTGGCACGGCAGCACGTTCAGGCTGGCCGACGGCTCGGTGCGGCACGGTCCGGCGACCGCCCCCGCGCCCATGTTCGAGACGCGGATCCGTCGTGACGGCACGCTCCAGGTGCGGCCGGGGTTGACCTGA
- a CDS encoding sulfite exporter TauE/SafE family protein produces MTGWELAAVCVAGLVAGAINAVVGSGSLITFPTLLAIGIDPVTANVSNTIGLVPGSFTAAYGYRPELRGQRERLLRLGLASALGALAGGILLLFLDPSVFQVVVIALIALACVLVLVQPRLNRWLAERREHAHPHGGLELWFGVLAAGIYGGYFGAAQGVLLIGLLGSFLDDHLQRVNAAKNVLALIVNAVAAALFIVVADVNWLAVAGVALGAVAGGFLGARVGRRIPVPVLRGIIVCVGIAAIFVLVYG; encoded by the coding sequence GTGACGGGGTGGGAACTGGCCGCGGTCTGCGTGGCCGGGCTGGTGGCCGGCGCGATCAACGCGGTCGTCGGGTCCGGGTCCCTGATCACGTTCCCCACGCTGCTGGCGATCGGCATCGATCCCGTCACCGCCAACGTCTCCAACACCATCGGGCTCGTGCCGGGCTCGTTCACCGCCGCGTACGGCTACCGCCCCGAGCTCCGGGGCCAGCGCGAACGCCTCCTGCGCCTGGGCCTGGCCTCGGCCCTGGGCGCGCTGGCCGGCGGGATCCTGCTGCTGTTCCTGGACCCGTCGGTGTTCCAGGTCGTCGTCATCGCGCTGATCGCGCTGGCCTGCGTGCTGGTCCTGGTGCAGCCCAGGCTCAACCGGTGGCTGGCCGAGCGGCGCGAGCACGCGCACCCGCACGGTGGGCTGGAGCTGTGGTTCGGCGTGCTGGCCGCCGGGATCTACGGCGGGTACTTCGGCGCCGCCCAGGGCGTGCTGCTGATCGGGCTGCTCGGCAGCTTCCTCGACGACCACCTCCAGCGGGTGAACGCGGCCAAGAACGTCCTCGCGCTGATCGTCAACGCGGTGGCCGCCGCGCTGTTCATCGTGGTCGCGGACGTGAACTGGCTCGCCGTGGCGGGGGTGGCCCTGGGCGCGGTGGCGGGCGGCTTCCTGGGCGCCAGGGTGGGGCGGCGCATCCCGGTGCCCGTGCTCCGGGGAATCATCGTCTGCGTCGGTATTGCGGCGATTTTCGTACTGGTGTACGGATAG
- a CDS encoding response regulator, with protein sequence MIRVLIADDHPVVRQGLRTFLDLQDDITVVGEAGDGAQAVELVGELSPDVLLLDLKMPVLDGLGTLERLAGSATRVVVLTSVSDRSDVGPAMRAGASGFLYKDVDPTALVQAVRTVHGGQVLLAPEAAEAMLSAPDGPPPAPLTDREREVLALIAAGRSNREIARSLAVAEKTVKTHVSNVLMKLGVQDRTQAALYAVRHGLG encoded by the coding sequence TTGATCCGGGTGCTGATCGCCGACGATCATCCGGTGGTGCGGCAGGGGCTGCGTACGTTCCTCGACCTGCAGGACGACATCACGGTCGTCGGCGAGGCGGGTGACGGGGCGCAGGCCGTCGAGCTGGTCGGGGAGCTGTCGCCCGACGTGCTGCTGCTGGACCTGAAGATGCCGGTGCTCGACGGGCTCGGCACGCTCGAACGGCTGGCCGGGTCGGCGACCAGGGTGGTCGTGCTGACCTCGGTGAGCGACCGGTCCGACGTCGGCCCGGCCATGCGGGCGGGGGCGTCGGGGTTCCTCTACAAGGACGTCGATCCGACCGCGCTGGTGCAGGCCGTGCGGACCGTGCACGGAGGTCAGGTGTTACTGGCGCCCGAGGCCGCCGAGGCGATGCTGTCGGCGCCGGACGGGCCGCCACCGGCGCCGCTGACCGACCGCGAGCGCGAGGTGCTCGCGCTCATCGCGGCCGGCCGGTCCAACCGGGAGATCGCGAGGAGCCTGGCCGTCGCGGAGAAGACGGTCAAGACCCACGTCTCCAACGTGCTGATGAAGCTGGGCGTCCAGGACCGCACCCAGGCCGCGCTGTACGCCGTACGGCACGGCCTGGGGTAG
- a CDS encoding NAD(P)H-binding protein codes for MSTILVTGATGNVGRHVVSQLAGAGLEVRALVRDPGRARLPERVEVVRGDLSAPRTLEPALKGVESVFLLWPRFTADGAAEVVTAVAEHARRVVYLSANVADEPVTHYHEVERLIRNSGLGWTFLRPGGFATNTLGWAGQIRQGVVRWPYGQASRSLIHERDIAAVATHVLTSAGHNGATYVLTGPELLTQAEQVRVIGAATGREVRWEEQPPEEAREQLMAAWGDAAFVESALKAWASFVTAPEQPTDTVERLLGRPALTFGQWAEDHVADFS; via the coding sequence ATGAGCACGATTCTGGTGACCGGCGCGACCGGCAATGTTGGCAGGCATGTGGTGTCCCAGCTCGCGGGAGCGGGGCTGGAGGTGCGGGCCCTCGTCAGGGACCCGGGGCGGGCGAGGCTGCCCGAGCGCGTGGAGGTGGTGCGCGGCGACCTGTCCGCGCCCAGGACGCTGGAGCCCGCGCTGAAAGGCGTGGAGAGCGTGTTCCTGCTGTGGCCGCGTTTCACCGCGGACGGCGCCGCGGAGGTGGTCACGGCCGTCGCGGAGCACGCGCGGCGGGTGGTCTACCTGTCGGCCAACGTGGCGGACGAGCCGGTGACGCACTACCACGAGGTCGAGCGGCTGATCCGGAACTCGGGGCTGGGGTGGACGTTCCTGCGGCCCGGCGGCTTCGCGACGAACACGCTGGGCTGGGCCGGGCAGATCAGGCAGGGCGTGGTGCGCTGGCCGTACGGGCAGGCTTCGAGGTCCCTGATCCACGAGCGGGACATCGCGGCCGTGGCCACGCACGTGCTCACCTCGGCGGGCCACAACGGCGCCACGTACGTGCTGACCGGCCCCGAGCTGCTCACCCAGGCGGAGCAGGTGCGCGTGATCGGCGCGGCGACCGGGCGCGAGGTGCGCTGGGAGGAGCAGCCGCCGGAGGAGGCCCGCGAGCAGCTCATGGCCGCCTGGGGGGACGCGGCCTTCGTCGAGAGCGCGCTGAAGGCGTGGGCGAGCTTCGTGACGGCTCCCGAGCAGCCCACCGACACCGTGGAGCGGCTGCTCGGCAGGCCCGCGCTGACATTCGGCCAGTGGGCGGAGGATCACGTGGCCGACTTCAGCTGA
- a CDS encoding ABC transporter ATP-binding protein, with protein sequence MGGQVLRLQDVAVRRDGAALLRGIDWTVNADERWVVVGPNGAGKTTLLQVAATLLYPSEGVVEVLGERLGQADVFDLRPRIGLASSALAERIPPEEKVIDLVLTASYGIMGRWTEEYDSNDVTRAVELIDMMGAAHLIRRRFGTLSEGERKRVQIARALMPDPEMLLLDEPAAGLDLGGREDLVRRLSVLAGDFRSPTLMLVTHHVEEVPSGFTHGLLLRHGSVVAQGPLEHVMTPDNLSQTFGVPLSLERSAEGRWYARAY encoded by the coding sequence ATGGGTGGTCAGGTGCTGCGGCTCCAGGACGTCGCCGTCAGGCGGGACGGAGCGGCCCTGCTGCGCGGCATCGACTGGACGGTCAACGCCGATGAGCGTTGGGTCGTCGTCGGCCCCAACGGCGCGGGCAAGACCACGTTGCTGCAGGTCGCGGCCACGTTGCTCTACCCGAGCGAGGGCGTGGTCGAGGTGCTCGGGGAGCGGCTGGGACAGGCGGACGTCTTCGATCTGCGCCCGCGGATCGGGCTGGCGAGCTCCGCGCTGGCCGAGCGCATCCCGCCGGAGGAGAAGGTCATCGACCTCGTGCTGACCGCCTCGTACGGGATCATGGGCCGCTGGACGGAGGAGTACGACTCCAACGACGTGACCAGGGCGGTCGAGCTGATCGACATGATGGGCGCGGCCCATCTGATCAGGCGGCGGTTCGGCACGCTGTCGGAGGGGGAGCGCAAGCGGGTGCAGATCGCCCGCGCCCTCATGCCCGACCCCGAGATGCTGCTGCTCGACGAGCCCGCCGCCGGGCTCGACCTGGGCGGGCGCGAAGACCTGGTGCGCCGGCTCTCGGTGCTCGCGGGCGACTTCCGCTCGCCGACGCTCATGCTGGTGACGCACCACGTGGAAGAGGTGCCGAGCGGGTTCACGCACGGGCTGCTGCTGAGGCACGGCTCGGTGGTGGCCCAGGGGCCGCTGGAGCACGTGATGACGCCCGACAACCTGTCGCAGACGTTCGGGGTGCCGCTCTCGCTGGAGCGCAGCGCCGAGGGACGCTGGTACGCGCGCGCCTACTAA